A stretch of Mobula birostris isolate sMobBir1 chromosome 30, sMobBir1.hap1, whole genome shotgun sequence DNA encodes these proteins:
- the paqr7b gene encoding membrane progestin receptor alpha-B translates to MTTVVMEQIGRLFINIQQIRQIPSLVEQSIPSLPCTVKDWEVPRIFREPYIHSGYRPVEQSWRYYLFTLFLRHNESVNVWSHLFAALIILLKLQEFSRTVDFWSDRHAVPLLILLLSAFCYLTCSSLAHLLHARSELAHYSFFFVDYIGVAVYQYGSALVHYYYSIEEEWYHVIKMFYLPMATLLAWMSCLGSCYAKSNAKLLHPWSRKLYQIVPAGLAYMLDISPVVHRIYSCYSSNCTDTAIWYHQCQIICFLASAHFFSCPHPEKWLPGKCDIFLQGHQIFHAFMVLCTLAQLEAIHLDYKHRQHFYQTWHSDSTCSVLLCLAVIVSSSVVTAVYMRHLIKIKLGLKEK, encoded by the coding sequence ATGACGACCGTGGTGATGGAACAGATTGGTAGACTCTTCATCAACATTCAGCAGATCCGTCAGATCCCAAGCCTGGTGGAGCAGTCCATTCCCAGCCTGCCGTGCACCGTGAAGGATTGGGAGGTGCCGCGGATATTCCGGGAGCCGTACATCCACTCTGGCTACAGACCGGTGGAGCAGAGCTGGCGATACTACCTGTTCACCTTGTTCCTGCGGCACAATGAGTCCGTCAATGTCTGGTCCCACCTCTTCGCTGCGCTGATCATCCTCCTGAAGCTGCAGGAGTTCTCCCGGACGGTGGACTTCTGGTCGGACCGGCACGCGGTGCCACTGCTGATCCTCCTCCTCTCTGCCTtctgctacctgacctgcagCTCCCTTGCCCACCTCCTGCATGCCCGTTCGGAGCTCGCCCATTATTCCTTTTTCTTTGTGGACTACATCGGTGTGGCGGTCTATCAGTATGGGAGTGCTTTGGTCCACTATTACTACTCCATTGAAGAGGAGTGGTACCACGTCATCAAAATGTTCTACCTCCCCATGGCCACCTTGTTGGCTTGGATGTCCTGTTTAGGATCCTGCTATGCAAAATCTAATGCCAAGTTGCTGCACCCTTGGTCACGCAAACTCTACCAGATAGTCCCAGCTGGGCTGGCCTACATGTTGGACATCAGCCCTGTGGTGCATCGGATATATAGCTGCTACTCGTCGAATTGCACTGACACTGCCATTTGGTACCACCAATGCCAGATCATCTGCTTCCTCGCAAGTGCTCACTTCTTCTCGTGTCCTCACCCAGAGAAGTGGCTCCCCGGAAAATGCGACATCTTCCTGCAGGGGCATCAGATTTTCCATGCCTTTATGGTCCTCTGCACCCTGGCCCAACTGGAAGCTATCCATCTGGATTACAAGCACCGGCAGCATTTCTATCAGACGTGGCATAGTGACTCCACCTGCTCTGTGCTGCTCTGTCTCGCGGTGATCGTTTCCTCCAGCGTTGTCACTGCCGTCTACATGAGGCACCTCATCAAAATCAAACTCGGCCTCAAGGAGAAGTGA